Proteins found in one Plasmodium malariae genome assembly, chromosome: 13 genomic segment:
- the PmUG01_13015900 gene encoding conserved Plasmodium protein, unknown function encodes MLKGTCDLDDISDDDFVSEKQIFQGSNKTILSLESIHVVKGIDKNVKKRIEEGKVYLSDISPVKNAEIEEAFLKSLCDNALKNNIISKKRYYSNKSTKELNIKIEENYKCFSLDNSSAHSAGGHREGKGNKDGNDYNYNNNNNDDGDNNSIGSMAVKRSTSGGSDEDIKGSKKSHKKDDKKDNKVDDKVDDKRDAMDDNVDLKNCNGEYQSEYNSSRRKRPLAGDAQGDSCKEEEEEESLSPYYNKINSFVKRNFSASIFEKCSFNDFPDLLERETMDYIRKREKKLQKKRLNANLEALRLQYIPINNDKFMNIPREIKENILALFACIIIKHIDSFDDIEVQNNLDELSKNFLKKLSELLVIDSVAYQCIIKPLEQRELIRDITGDRKIYQLYEKPFVDNLLTQIEHLQPLIDVKFKKVVEELNNEMDFWQNDHIDEQHNNEHLSDDKEYSDSDILEDEDELDDNKSDIKNLASFRGSFIQREIDETYSGEAINDYFALSRGGGGGTNNMSSHTVRTTRCPGELQGKVPNSISSGKPARYAKASRSNQNDQVESAGQVEQVEQVSQVSRERSKCAPNSSNCDQLASEDPCSLDEEKKITSQISISGKDNTTGAQKCGERERKKESKDGSGSRSKNGYDNGCENDANKDEGYCDGKCISKEDDEEKNGDKNGNANKHGSLNNNEHGNKEGSGKKANNSKLSFYIEKDISEKAAMDYECKREGADDIQSRIKTNIKKCDTFEYDNSIYDESDIDKHLNHGVPTRGPEVKSVLLRDLITTYIMTGNNNARIQLYFQKFAKCLKINELLILRIEENLAADLINALQASTDETSKRRKIRRMKIAAAALGGGALIAFTAGLAAPGIIAGLTALGAGGSSLTAFLASASGLAFIVSLFGAGGAGLTGYKYSRRIANIRTFEFIMLNGNISKSLSVCVCVSGEIKTDDDITTPWLDVFPNCYCDLYGLKWENHLLKTLGSLIETMLSQEFAITASKIWLQYTIASTLSAALTWPLALIKYASNLDNVYLLIRERAQQAGRILADALSDRNTVGQRPVILIGYSVGARVIFYCLKYLYSKKLYNIVSNAIFIGLPATTSSRVWEKIRMVVTNRVINVYSKNDWLLGFLYRYMEWKLSVAGLISVKVPNIENYDASGIIHSHLDYKRKLKDILNLINFDM; translated from the coding sequence ATGTTAAAAGGTACCTGTGACTTGGATGATATCAGTGATGATGATTTTGTAAGTGAGAAGCAAATATTTCAAGGGTCCAATAAGACAATCCTAAGCCTCGAATCAATTCATGTTGTTAAAGGTATTGACAAGAATGTTAAGAAAAGAATTGAAGAAGGAAAAGTATATCTAAGTGATATAAGTCCCGTAAAAAATGCAGAAATAGAAGAGGCATTTTTGAAAAGTTTATGTGATAATgctttgaaaaataatattattagcaaaaaaagatattacaGCAATAAGTCAACGAAAgagttaaatataaaaattgaagagaattataaatgttttagtTTAGATAATTCGAGTGCACATAGTGCTGGAGGCCATAGGGAGGGAAAGGGCAACAAGGATGGCAATGATTACAACtataacaacaataacaacGATGATGGTGATAATAATAGCATAGGGAGTATGGCGGTCAAGCGGAGTACCAGTGGTGGTAGCGATGAGGACATAAAGGGTAGTAAAAAAAGCCATAAAAAAGATGATAAAAAAGACAATAAAGTAGACGATAAAGTAGACGATAAAAGAGATGCAATGGATGATAACGTTGACCTGAAAAATTGTAATGGTGAATACCAGAGTGAGTACAACAGCTCCAGGAGGAAAAGACCCTTAGCAGGGGATGCTCAAGGTGACAGCTGcaaagaggaagaagaggaGGAATCACTATCACCATActacaataaaattaactcatttgttaaaagaaatttcTCGGCAAGTATTTTTGAGAAATGCTCATTTAACGATTTCCCAGATTTACTAGAAAGAGAAACAATGgattatataagaaaaagagaaaaaaaattgcaaaaaaaaagattgaATGCAAATTTAGAAGCATTGCGTTTGCAATATATACcaataaataatgataaatttatgaatattccaagagaaattaaagaaaatattttagctTTATTTGCGTGCATTATAATAAAGCATATTGATTCATTTGATGATATAGAAgttcaaaataatttagatgagttatcaaaaaattttttaaaaaaattatctgaATTATTGGTAATAGACTCAGTAGCATATCAATGTATAATTAAACCATTAGAACAAAGGGAATTAATAAGAGATATAACTGGagatagaaaaatatatcagtTATATGAAAAACCGTTTGttgataatttattaactCAAATAGAACATCTTCAACCACTTATTGacgtaaaatttaaaaaggttgttgaagaattaaataatgaaatggATTTTTGGCAGAATGATCATATAGATGAACAACATAATAATGAACATTTAAGTGATGACAAGGAATACTCAGATAGTGATATATTAGAGGATGAAGATGAACTTGATGATAATAAAAGCGATATTAAAAACTTAGCTTCCTTCCGTGGCAGCTTTATTCAAAGAGAAATTGATGAAACATACAGTGGTGAAGCCATAAATGACTACTTTGCTTTGAGTAGAGGTGGGGGAGGGGGGACTAACAACATGAGCAGTCACACCGTACGAACCACAAGATGCCCGGGAGAACTGCAGGGGAAGGTGCCAAACAGTATAAGCAGTGGTAAACCTGCGCGATATGCGAAAGCTAGTCGAAGCAACCAAAACGATCAAGTTGAGTCAGCTGGTCAAGTTGAGCAAGTTGAACAAGTTAGTCAAGTTAGTAGAGAACGGAGTAAATGTGCACCGAACTCAAGCAACTGTGATCAGCTCGCAAGTGAGGACCCATGTAGTCTTgatgaggaaaaaaagatCACTAGCCAAATTAGTATCAGCGGAAAAGATAATACCACTGGGGCCCAAAAATGTGGAGAAAGGGAGAGAAAGAAAGAGAGCAAGGATGGGAGTGGAAGTAGGAGCAAGAATGGATACGATAATGGTTGTGAGAACGATGCGAATAAGGACGAAGGATATTGCGACGGTAAATGTATTAGTAAAGAGGATGATGAAGAAAAGAATGGTGATAAGAATGGAAATGCCAACAAACATGGAAGCTTAAATAACAACGAACATGGCAACAAGGAAGGTTCGGGGAAGAAGGCAAATAACAGCAAATTGAGcttttatattgaaaaagaCATATCAGAGAAAGCGGCAATGGATTATGAGTGCAAAAGGGAAGGTGCAGACGACATACAGTCGAGAATAAagacaaatataaaaaaatgtgataCATTCGAATATGACAACAGTATATATGATGAAAGTGATATTGATAAGCACTTAAATCATGGAGTACCAACAAGAGGTCCAGAAGTGAAATCTGTGTTACTAAGAGATTTAAttacaacatatataatgactggaaataataatgcacgaatacaattatattttcaaaaatttgcAAAGTGtctaaaaattaatgaactGTTAATATTAAGGATAGAAGAAAACTTAGCAGCAGATTTAATAAATGCATTACAAGCATCAACAGATGAAACATctaaaaggagaaaaataagaagaatGAAAATAGCTGCAGCTGCTTTAGGTGGTGGTGCATTAATAGCATTTACTGCAGGGCTAGCAGCACCAGGTATTATAGCTGGTTTAACAGCATTAGGTGCAGGTGGTAGCAGTTTAACAGCATTTTTAGCATCAGCTAGTGGTTTGGCTTTTATTGTTTCTTTATTTGGTGCAGGTGGAGCAGGTTTAACAggatataaatatagtagAAGAATAGCAAATATTAGAACATTtgaatttattatgttaaatgggaatatttcaaaatctttaagtgtatgtgtatgtgtaagTGGAGAAATTAAAACGGATGATGATATAACGACTCCATGGTTAGATGTTTTTCCAAATTGTTATTGTGATTTATATGGATTGAAATGGGaaaatcatttattaaaaacttTAGGATCGTTAATTGAAACTATGTTATCACAAGAATTTGCTATAACAGCTAGTAAGATATGGTTACAGTATACCATTGCTAGCACATTAAGTGCAGCTTTAACTTGGCCCTTAGCACTAATTAAATATGCATCAAATCTTGacaatgtatatttattaataagagAAAGAGCTCAACAAGCTGGTCGTATTTTGGCAGATGCACTTAGCGATAGAAATACAGTTGGTCAAAGACCTGTTATTTTAATTGGTTACTCAGTTGGTGCTcgtgtaattttttattgtttaaaatatttatattcgaAAAAATTGTACAATATTGTAAGTAATGCAATTTTTATTGGTTTACCTGCAACTACTAGTAGTAGGGTTTGGGAGAAAATTAGAATGGTTGTAACGAATCGTGTTATTAATGTTTATTCAAAGAATGATTGGCTGTTAGGCTTCTTATATAGATACATGGAATGGAAGTTAAGCGTCGCCGGGCTTATTTCGGTGAAGGTACCAAACATAGAGAACTACGATGCTAGTGGCATCATACACAGTCACTTGGACTACAAGAGAAAGCTCAAAGACATACTTAATTTGATCAATTTTGACATGTAA
- the SHLP2 gene encoding shewanella-like protein phosphatase 2, putative — protein MWYAKILFLLNYLVILLKISYVQNSTSFSNIKWDHDLYSIGDIHGDMDAFLKILINEKIIDENGNIIKENTLIVMTGDVLDPNYDDINILFFIQIYNDRGKDSNSKILLLLGNHEVKNLCLDFKYKKSDKGKYRNRNNMFKKNEILYNYLMNSPLVVKVNDITFSHAGVLPFYAFYGIDFMNEEGKKEIKNNCEVLKEKRKRKEELCICCEDGPTLTRYYSIVNDNIFKRSMVCSTLNKSLIMLKSSRMVVGHTVQKNKRVNSFCNERLLLADTGISKWKKGVISYVQYFKDGTYVVRYIDR, from the coding sequence ATGTGGTAcgcaaaaattttattccttttaaatTACTTAGTGATACTATTGAAAATAAGTTATGTACAAAATTCCACAagtttttcaaatataaagTGGGATCATGATTTATATAGTATAGGTGACATACATGGGGACATGGatgcttttttaaaaattttgataaatgaaaaaataattgatgaaaatggaaatataattaaagagAATACATTAATTGTGATGACTGGTGATGTATTAGATCCAAATTATgatgatataaatattttattttttattcaaatatataatgatagAGGGAAAGATAGTAATTCCAAAATACTACTGCTTTTAGGTAATcatgaagtaaaaaatttgtgtttagattttaaatataaaaaatcgGATAAGggtaaatatagaaatagaaataatatgtttaagaaaaatgaaattttatataattatttaatgaacaGTCCACTAGTTGTAAAAGTAAATGATATAACTTTTTCACATGCAGGTGTACTACctttttatgctttttatGGTATTGATTTTATGAATGAAgaagggaaaaaagaaataaaaaataactgTGAAGtgttaaaggaaaaaagaaaaaggaaagagGAACTATGTATTTGTTGTGAAGATGGACCAACATTAACTAGGTACTATTCTATTgttaatgataatatatttaaaaggtCGATGGTTTGTTCCACTCTAAATAAATCCTTAATTATGTTGAAATCTAGCAGAATGGTTGTTGGACATACcgttcaaaaaaataaaagagttaATAGTTTTTGCAACGAAAGGCTTTTATTAGCTGACACAGGCATTagtaaatggaaaaaagggGTTATATCTTATGTGCAGTATTTTAAGGATGGAACGTATGTGGTCAGATATATTGATAGATGA
- the PmUG01_13016100 gene encoding IMP-specific 5'-nucleotidase, putative has product MEEIDINSYDKNEDMECTFFEQEKYDILALSDRGVINSHMKKNIIHWNNRYSYNQLKNKDSLIMFLVNIFRSLFLSNCIDKNIDNVLLSIEEMFTDHYYNPMHSRLKYLIDDVGIFFTKLPITKAFHTYNKKYRITKRLYAPPTFNEVRHILNLAQILSVEDGLDLLTFDADETLYPDGYDFHDEVLASYISSLLKKMNIAIVTAASYNNDAEKYQKRLQELLKYFSKHNIEDGSYQNFYVMGGESNYLFKCNEKANLYSVPQGEWNHYKKHVDDETVQNILNISQKCLEQVITDFRLCAQIQRKEKSIGLVPNKMPSLNNKNEQKNYMIKYEVLEEAVIRVKKEIIKNKIEVPYCVFNGGQDLWVDIGNKAEGLIILQKLLKIQKKKCCHIGDQFLYSGNDFPTRFCSLTLWVSNPQETKACLKSILNLNMKSFVPEVLYENQ; this is encoded by the exons atggaagaaataGACATTAATTCATATGACAAGAATGAGGATATGGAATGTACCTTTTTTGAGCAAGAAAAGTATGATATATTGGCCTTATCCGATAGAGGCG tCATTAATTCacatatgaagaaaaatattattcactGGAATAATCGTTATAGTTATAACCAGttgaaaaataaagacaGTTTAATCATGTTTttagttaatatatttaggtCTCTTTTTCTCTCAAACTGTATTGACAAAAATATTGATAATGTTTTGTTAAGCATAGAGGAAATGTTTACAGACCATTATTACAATCCTATGCACAGCAGATTGAAGTATTTAATAGACGATGTTG gcatattttttacaaaattaccCATTACTAAGGCttttcatacatataataaaaaatacagaatAACAAAAAGGTTGTATGCCCCTCCAACATTTAATGAAGTTAGACATATCCTCAACCTTGCTCAG ATCTTATCTGTTGAAGATGGACTGGATTTACTAACTTTTGATGCAGACGAAACATTATACCCAGATGGCTATGATTTTCATGATGAAGTTTTAGCTAGCTACATTTCCAGCTTGCTAAAGAAAATGAACATAGCAATAGTTACTGCCGCTT CCTACAACAACGATGCggaaaaatatcaaaaacgGTTGCAGgaattgttaaaatatttttctaagcATAATATTGAGGATGGATCTTaccaaaatttttatgttatggGGGGTGAAAGTAATTACttatttaa aTGCAATGAAAAAGCGAACCTATATTCAGTACCTCAAGGTGAATGGAATCATTATAAAAAGCATGTAGATGATGAGACGGTtcagaatatattaaatatatctcAGAAATGCTTAGAACAGGTGATTACAGATTTTAGACTATGTGCACAAATtcaaagaaaagaaaaatcaaTTGGTCTAGTCCCTAATAAAATGCcatcattaaataataaaaatg agcaAAAGAATTACATGATAAAGTACGAAGTATTAGAGGAGGCTGTTATTCGCGTGAAGAAGgagattataaaaaata aaatagaGGTACCATACTGTGTATTTAACGGAGGTCAGGATTTGTGGGTGGATATAGGGAATAAGGCAGAGGGGTTAATAATCTTAcagaaattattaaaaatacagaaaaaaaaatgttgtcATATTGGTGATCAATTTTTATACTCAGGAAATGACTTCCCCACAAG GTTTTGCAGTTTAACTTTATGGGTTAGTAACCCACAAGAAACAAAGGCCTGCTTAAAAAGTATACTGAACTTAAATATGAAATCTTTTGTTCCTGAAGTTTTATATGAAAACCAATAG
- the EIF3C gene encoding eukaryotic translation initiation factor 3 subunit C, putative produces the protein MQSKFWAKGVDDDSGDNATESSENEVDNKKPLVSAQAERWAAIDSSSSEGEERVIKSYEGKRIDFYKNTGNNLNEGMNNKDFNQLVKDYDNLYKFMIKESEDRIPKFAIVYLDKLAKFVESTFQSNVEKKDLSKNKAQALNKLKAKIRKCSEFYQNKLKLYHENPDDFKMDQDKDDDEEDNEEEDEEEDEEGEEDEEDKEEDKEKGENEEKKKGKDEVKIKKDKEKNADEQDDSDDWSYSDDDEYASDDEDDKTKSAMSKWGLKTSEKVEKKKAVKTKKIKKDGVKKEEKTIHIDESQSAKNKAYAELLSTKNLSEEVIRNRVKFVIEKRGRKGLDKHEHINILSKLCEIAKTISTQSYIEVLEHLINLEFDVVSSVYTYMSFNIWNKAFKYIELILDLLIQNDNFYLISINITEEITEETINEKEKISRSCKTLISFLAKLDDELLKALLYIDVQTEEYRKRLGKTVHMIGLLYKGYNYVKYTKKMPDLAIYISTRILEHMHYKPEALFKQIWHLITDGKESLESLYDASSADGKKENIKENNADVSGVVNGANYVANHVSNLDNKNNNDDVEKKQKEQSRNDSNCLKKSEQSCPKKIVEKYVYEIFEHGTKQQKIRALLQLSYNKSLHDDFLEAKELLNVANVHELALSSDIQTQILYNRNLIQLGLCAFRHGKIYEAHCCLVEICSQNKHRELIAQGISTLKNQEKTVEQERAEKRRLLSFHMHISIELIECVNNICAMLLEVPNLAKNSYESKKDVISRQFRRFLDIYDKQIFNSPPENNKEIIILATKYLQKGNWKLCCEKIFSLSIWSKFTDKEKVQDILQEKIKQEAMRTYIFRYISIYDSFSVEQLCVMFDLNQNIVHSLLSKMMINHEIPACWNESSQYILINKINPTTLQTMALKLAENINEVMEQNELSLNMKNPKFMFMQERRTQLKDEKSNWTHKKGDAKYGKNYNQHKNVHYKKNYKDKNANKNYTQN, from the exons atgcagtCCAAATTTTGGGCCAAGGGGGTGGATGATGATAGTGGTGACAATGCGACTGAATCTTCTGAAAATGAAGTTGAT aacaaGAAACCCCTAGTATCGGCCCAGGCAGAGCGATGGGCAGCCATTGATAGCAGCAGCTCGGAAGGGGAAGAGAGGGTAATAAAAAGCTACGAAGGAAAAAGGATtgacttttataaaaatacggggaataatttaaatgaaggtatgaataataaagatTTCAACCAGCTAGTAAAGGATTacgataatttatataaatttatgattAAAGAAAGTGAAGATCGAATACCAAAATTTGCAATTGTGTACTTAGATAAATTAGCGAAATTTGTTGAAAGTACATTTCAAAGTAatgtagaaaaaaaggatctaagtaaaaataaagcacAAGCATTAAATAAACTGAAAGCAAAAATTAGAAAGTGTAGTGAGTTTTATCAAAACAAACTAAAGTTATATCATGAAAATCCAGACGATTTTAAAATGGATCAAGATAAGGATGACGATGAAGAAGATAATGAGGAAGAGGATGAAGAAGAGGACGAAGAAGGAGAAGAAGATGAGGAGGATAAAGAAGAGGATAAggaaaaaggagaaaatgaagaaaagaaaaaaggaaaagatgaagtaaaaataaagaaggataaggaaaaaaatgctGATGAACAGGATGATAGTGATGATTGGTCATATAGTGATGATGATGAATATGCATCAGATGATGAAGatgataaaacaaaaagtgCTATGAGTAAATGGGGATTAAAAACAAGTGAAAAagttgaaaaaaagaaagcagtaaaaactaaaaaaataaaaaaagatggtgttaaaaaggaagaaaaaacaatacaTATAGATGAAAGTCAGTCAGCTAAGAATAAAGCTTATGCAGAATTATTAAGTACTAAAAATTTATCAGAAGAAGTTATAAGAAATAGAGTAAAGTTTGTTATTGAAAAGAGGGGCAGAAAAGGCTTAGATAAACATGAGCATATCAACATTTTGTCTAAATTATGTGAAATAGCAAAAACGATAAGTACTCAGTCATATATTGAAGTATTAGAGCATTTAATTAACTTAGAATTTGATGTTGTTTCTAgtgtttatacatatatgtcttttaatatatggaaCAAggcatttaaatatattgaacttatattagatttattaattcagaatgataatttttatttaatctctattaatattactgAAGAAATAACAGAAGAAACtattaatgaaaaggaaaagattTCAAGATCTTGTAAAACACTTATATCCTTTTTGGCAAAGTTAGATGATGAATTGTTGAAAGCTTTACTATATATCGATGTTCAAACAGAAGAGTATAGAAAAAGGTTGGGGAAAACAGTTCATATGATTGGATTATTGTATAAAGGCTACAATTATGTGAAGTATACGAAAAAAATGCCTGACTTGGCAATATATATTTCGACAAGAATATTGGAACACATGCATTACAAGCCCGAAGCGCTGTTTAAGCAAATATGGCACTTGATAACTGACGGAAAGGAAAGCCTAGAATCGTTATATGATGCCAGCAGTGCTGACGGAAAGAAggaaaacataaaagaaaataatgcAGATGTTAGTGGGGTTGTTAACGGCGCGAATTACGTTGCTAACCACGTTTCTAACCTCGATAACAAAAACAATAATGATGATGTGGAAAAGAAGCAGAAGGAACAATCGAGAAACGATTCAAATTGTTTGAAAAAAAGTGAACAGTCGTGtccaaaaaaaattgttgaaaaatatgtgtatGAAATATTTGAGCACGGCACAAAACAGCAAAAAATAAGAGCATTACTACAACTGTCCTATAATAAAAGTTTACATGATGATTTTTTGGAGGCAAAGGAGTTATTAAATGTAGCAAATGTTCATGAATTAGCTCTTAGTTCAGATATACAAACACAAATATTATACAATAGAAATTTAATTCAGTTAGGATTATGTGCATTTAGACATGGGAAAATATATGAAGCACATTGCTGTTTAGTAGAAATTTGTTCTCAAAATAAACATAGGGAATTAATTGCTCAAGGTATATcaacattaaaaaatcaaGAAAAAACAGTAGAACAAGAAAGAGCAGAAAAAAGGAGATTACTGTCTtttcatatgcatatatcaATTGAATTAATTGAatgtgttaataatatttgtgcAATGTTATTGGAAGTACCAAATTTAGCAAAAAATTCGTATGAATCAAAAAAGGATGTTATATCAAGACAATTTAGAAGatttttagatatatatgataaacaaatttttaatagtcctccagaaaataataaagaaattattatattagcaacaaaatatttacaaaaaggaaattgGAAATTATGttgtgaaaaaatatttagtttATCCATTTGGTCCAAATTTACGGATAAGGAAAAAGTTCAAGATATACttcaagaaaaaattaaacaggAAGCTAtgagaacatatatatttcgtTACATATCCATATATGACTCTTTTTCAGTAGAACAATTATGTGTTATGTTTGATTTGAACCAAAACATTGTTCATTCACTTTTAAGTAAAATGATGATAAATCATGAAATACCGGCATGTTGGAATGAAAGTAGTCAATATATTCtcattaacaaaattaaccCCACAACCCTGCAGACAATGGCCCTCAAATTGGCAGAAAATATTAACGAAGTGATGGAGCAAAATGAGTTATccttaaatatgaaaaatccaaa GTTCATGTTTATGCAAGAGAGGAGAACTCAGTTAAAAGATGAAAAGTCCAATTGGACGCACAAAAAGGGGGACGCAAAGTacggaaaaaattataatcaGCACAAAAATGtgcattataaaaaaaattataaggaCAAAAATGCGAACAAAAATTACAcgcaaaattaa